From Flavobacterium lipolyticum, one genomic window encodes:
- a CDS encoding T9SS type B sorting domain-containing protein produces MKKSILTRLLLRSSKVITIPDLWFVNSKRKKIVSGKKQIRFLSPQFLQTLILVLIFSSGYGQEGKKFKARYTNQSIKGNLVLIGNTMLGVTRTDAVMVLGSPIPTNLAVLTAQANSNAVYTNQANGSPWKIDPDLDGEDKEDGLANNRKSMEYIDIDNDNSTFASSSAELHIESACKKIIYAGLYWQAVYINDRSRKFNPNNENNFSGTKRLDDWEKVKFKRPWDTNYQDITADEIIFDGLNETNIRESFRNAPYLCYADVTNRLKEFGDPNGNYFVANVKATKGRRTLGSTSGWTLVIVYEDITQPSKKIVTFDGFVGVQRDANQGELTELNFTVDGFITPAGPEPVKATIGIVSQEGELAYLGDYLNIKTIGSNGKPVFKSIFNELNDVRNVFNSSITIPSAPLFTDSPVIPGAEYITKRSPSRLNTFGFDMDLININKGYLRNGQTSLDLQLTTAGDAYAVSLVTLAIDIVQPNIVIKQTVTNENNVEVKDNEVVNLGEYLKYKITFNNNGDDNAREVLIKNILPKNVIFNYPQDLTCLPNGVTVSSVVTYDANGNQLSGYNPETRTIIFEVSDSLVNIDGTPSVIEFRVKVVSCITLDSDPNFEQSCDLTITNEVSTSFTGVVNQTHFNGDSGLIYNCENIDGKTNNILSNLLFCDKQSEVLLCPPNTILSAENGFASYSWSKNPSGIPVFQSGQTITVDAIGTYYVVCTPFANPLPNQACATLKEIIEVKPFIMSDLDPLGGAFGEKIICAANNAKELTNFYLCPNSPVKTINLNIPEGVSSITWEKSNCALIPGATCPDESTACQWDTLNNNNNRNYAITSEGQYRVILSYGTNCSAPFYFNVYGEIVPTATSENIFCQTAGNITVNSPAMGTGYEYSLDKINYQTSTNLPVKIAGTYTVYIRPNSTNKAKCSYEIPNIKIEHKNLNTTHKISNSILNCFDDTASIEVTANNVRSNYVFTIYSGNEVLKTSGTIAGNTYTFDNLKSGDYNILVTTTDGCEARYPFTITGPKVLTASTQITKVPTCTPAEITVTAIGGTPPYTFTVLGNNANGEEYQKYYTGPSPMSIIIPNHNSATNYRFYVIDANNCKEVYAGLFNYNPLEVLTLKINSSKDIKCKGNLTGELSAQAKGGLGNYVFTLLDHEGLELPFNPTQSTPGNFTQLPAGLYQVSVTSGDCDPVIVPIEIKEPTLSLTHRVKYDNVTCAGLANVTIEVKASGGTGRIKYAISSFPNQFFDTGIFRGIKAGTYNITIKDENDCRIHDVITIIDPQPIHASVVQGSIKQEICIGEKTAAFSIDISGGIPPYKTSLDNRNGTYTQDQLDFDNLSGGKHTLYILDKNNCPFELAILLDIPTIVLKPTAKVSYDCESNTPGNKVTVKIDASNTNPTLIKYSLNGKEPKQDSNIFRNVPAGNHFVKVEHVSGCSEVSPLFAVDESNPPLTISLSQGGLNEIIITIKGGSGFYNSLTINDEVLKFTTKYIYYKSGDYTATVVDSNGCTATATKYFEFIDIIVPNIFTPNDSGINDGWKPLRQDNYPDIRIRIYDRYGREICVLKHEESWDGKYESANLPTGDYWYVLKLRNTRDDREFIGNVTLYR; encoded by the coding sequence ATGAAAAAATCTATCTTGACCCGATTACTATTGAGATCATCGAAAGTAATTACAATACCAGATTTGTGGTTCGTAAATAGCAAAAGAAAAAAAATCGTATCAGGTAAAAAGCAAATACGTTTTCTTTCCCCTCAGTTTCTTCAAACGCTAATTTTGGTCCTCATCTTTTCAAGTGGTTACGGACAAGAAGGTAAAAAATTTAAGGCGAGATATACCAATCAATCAATTAAAGGAAATCTTGTACTTATTGGCAATACAATGCTCGGTGTAACACGAACAGATGCTGTTATGGTACTGGGATCGCCCATACCCACTAATTTAGCGGTTTTGACTGCTCAGGCCAATTCGAATGCGGTATATACCAATCAGGCCAATGGAAGTCCTTGGAAGATCGATCCTGACTTAGATGGTGAAGATAAGGAAGATGGATTAGCCAATAATCGAAAAAGCATGGAGTATATTGATATCGATAACGATAACAGCACCTTTGCTTCGAGTAGTGCTGAACTCCATATTGAGAGCGCCTGTAAAAAGATTATATATGCCGGTTTATACTGGCAGGCCGTTTATATCAACGACAGGAGCAGGAAATTTAACCCTAATAACGAAAACAACTTTTCAGGGACAAAACGTTTAGACGATTGGGAAAAAGTTAAGTTTAAACGTCCTTGGGATACCAATTATCAGGACATAACAGCAGATGAAATCATTTTCGACGGTTTAAATGAAACCAACATACGTGAAAGTTTTAGAAATGCTCCTTACCTGTGTTACGCAGACGTTACAAATCGCTTAAAAGAATTTGGAGATCCTAATGGTAATTATTTTGTTGCAAATGTTAAAGCAACCAAAGGAAGAAGGACTTTAGGTTCTACTTCCGGCTGGACATTAGTAATTGTGTATGAAGACATCACACAGCCCAGTAAAAAAATTGTCACTTTTGATGGTTTTGTCGGAGTTCAAAGAGATGCAAATCAGGGAGAACTGACGGAACTCAATTTTACCGTTGACGGATTTATCACCCCCGCAGGTCCCGAACCGGTAAAGGCCACTATAGGTATTGTTTCTCAGGAGGGCGAATTGGCTTACCTGGGTGACTATCTGAACATCAAAACGATAGGCAGCAATGGAAAGCCGGTGTTCAAATCTATTTTTAATGAGCTTAATGATGTGAGGAATGTTTTTAATTCTTCGATAACCATTCCATCTGCCCCTTTATTTACAGATAGTCCGGTCATACCTGGTGCCGAATACATCACCAAAAGAAGCCCTTCCAGATTAAATACCTTCGGTTTTGATATGGATCTCATCAATATCAATAAAGGGTATTTACGGAACGGTCAAACATCGCTCGACCTTCAATTAACGACCGCCGGAGATGCTTATGCCGTTTCATTAGTCACTTTAGCAATAGATATTGTACAACCAAATATTGTCATTAAACAAACGGTTACAAATGAAAATAATGTTGAAGTCAAAGACAATGAGGTTGTCAATTTAGGAGAATACTTAAAATATAAAATAACCTTTAACAATAATGGCGATGACAATGCCAGAGAAGTTTTAATTAAGAACATTCTGCCTAAAAATGTAATTTTTAATTATCCGCAAGACCTCACCTGTTTACCCAACGGTGTTACTGTAAGTTCAGTGGTCACTTATGATGCCAATGGCAATCAGTTATCGGGCTATAATCCCGAAACGAGAACCATTATTTTTGAAGTCTCAGACAGTTTAGTAAATATTGACGGCACCCCATCTGTTATCGAATTCAGAGTTAAGGTCGTTTCCTGTATTACTTTAGATTCAGATCCAAATTTTGAACAGAGCTGCGACCTGACCATTACGAATGAGGTTTCTACCAGCTTCACGGGAGTTGTCAATCAAACCCATTTTAACGGTGACTCGGGTTTAATTTATAACTGTGAAAATATAGATGGAAAAACCAATAACATATTAAGCAATTTACTGTTTTGCGACAAACAGTCAGAAGTCCTATTATGTCCGCCTAATACAATATTGTCAGCAGAAAATGGATTTGCGAGCTACAGTTGGTCCAAAAATCCATCGGGGATCCCTGTGTTTCAATCGGGTCAAACCATTACTGTAGACGCTATAGGGACTTATTATGTGGTCTGCACTCCTTTTGCAAACCCCCTACCCAATCAGGCTTGCGCCACACTTAAAGAAATTATCGAAGTCAAACCTTTCATCATGTCCGATCTGGATCCTCTGGGAGGAGCTTTTGGTGAGAAGATCATTTGTGCAGCTAACAATGCTAAGGAGTTAACCAACTTTTATCTGTGTCCCAATAGCCCTGTTAAAACTATTAATCTGAACATACCCGAAGGAGTGTCCTCTATAACATGGGAAAAAAGTAACTGTGCTCTCATTCCCGGCGCAACTTGCCCTGATGAATCCACAGCTTGTCAGTGGGATACTTTAAACAACAATAATAATCGAAATTATGCGATTACTTCAGAAGGACAATATCGTGTCATACTCAGTTACGGAACTAATTGTTCGGCTCCATTTTATTTCAACGTTTATGGCGAAATAGTACCAACAGCAACTTCTGAGAATATTTTTTGCCAAACAGCAGGCAACATTACTGTCAATAGCCCGGCAATGGGAACCGGCTATGAATACAGTCTGGATAAAATAAATTATCAGACCAGTACAAATCTGCCCGTAAAAATTGCCGGAACCTATACGGTGTACATCAGACCCAATTCAACCAATAAGGCAAAGTGCTCTTATGAGATTCCTAATATCAAAATTGAACATAAAAACTTAAATACTACCCACAAAATCTCCAATTCAATTCTAAACTGTTTTGATGATACGGCCTCTATTGAAGTCACGGCAAACAACGTACGTTCCAATTATGTGTTTACTATTTATTCCGGGAATGAAGTTCTAAAAACCTCTGGAACAATTGCAGGTAACACCTATACATTTGACAATTTGAAATCTGGCGACTATAATATTTTGGTTACTACAACAGACGGATGCGAAGCTCGTTATCCATTTACAATTACAGGTCCAAAAGTACTTACCGCCAGTACTCAAATTACCAAAGTTCCTACCTGTACTCCTGCCGAGATCACGGTGACTGCCATAGGCGGAACGCCTCCCTACACTTTTACGGTATTGGGCAATAATGCAAATGGTGAGGAATATCAAAAATATTATACCGGTCCTAGTCCAATGAGTATCATCATACCAAATCATAATTCAGCTACGAATTATCGATTTTATGTTATAGACGCGAATAATTGCAAAGAAGTTTATGCCGGCTTATTCAACTATAATCCATTAGAGGTTTTGACGTTAAAAATAAATTCATCAAAAGACATCAAATGCAAAGGAAATTTAACGGGTGAGCTTTCGGCCCAGGCAAAAGGTGGTTTAGGCAACTATGTTTTTACGCTATTAGATCATGAAGGGCTTGAACTTCCCTTTAATCCGACACAAAGCACTCCGGGTAATTTTACGCAATTACCGGCCGGTTTGTATCAGGTTAGTGTTACGAGTGGGGACTGCGATCCGGTGATTGTTCCGATAGAAATAAAAGAACCCACGCTTTCCCTTACCCACCGCGTAAAATATGATAATGTTACCTGTGCCGGTTTAGCCAATGTAACTATTGAAGTGAAAGCCAGCGGTGGGACTGGAAGAATTAAATATGCAATTTCGTCATTTCCCAACCAGTTTTTTGATACCGGTATATTTAGAGGGATAAAAGCAGGAACCTATAATATTACCATTAAAGATGAAAATGATTGCCGCATACACGACGTAATTACGATTATCGATCCGCAGCCAATACACGCTTCTGTAGTACAGGGCAGTATAAAACAAGAAATATGTATTGGAGAAAAAACAGCTGCTTTTAGTATTGACATATCAGGAGGAATTCCTCCCTATAAAACAAGTTTAGACAATCGCAATGGGACTTACACTCAGGATCAACTAGATTTCGACAACCTTTCTGGAGGCAAACACACTTTATATATTCTGGATAAAAATAATTGTCCGTTTGAATTAGCAATCCTGCTGGATATTCCAACCATTGTTCTTAAACCCACTGCAAAGGTGAGCTATGATTGCGAAAGTAATACTCCCGGAAATAAGGTTACTGTAAAGATCGACGCCAGTAATACAAATCCCACTTTAATAAAGTACTCATTAAACGGAAAAGAACCTAAGCAGGACAGTAATATATTTCGCAATGTCCCCGCCGGAAATCATTTTGTAAAGGTAGAGCATGTAAGTGGATGTAGTGAGGTTTCACCTTTGTTTGCCGTTGATGAATCAAACCCTCCTTTGACGATTTCATTAAGTCAGGGAGGACTGAATGAAATCATTATAACCATAAAAGGAGGTTCAGGTTTTTATAACAGCCTTACCATCAATGATGAAGTTTTAAAATTTACTACTAAATATATTTATTACAAATCCGGAGATTACACGGCGACTGTTGTCGATAGTAATGGCTGTACCGCAACAGCAACTAAGTACTTTGAATTTATCGATATCATAGTTCCCAACATTTTTACTCCAAATGACAGTGGTATAAATGATGGCTGGAAACCATTAAGACAGGATAACTATCCCGATATCAGAATCCGGATCTACGATCGCTATGGCCGTGAAATATGTGTGCTAAAACATGAAGAGTCCTGGGATGGAAAGTATGAAAGTGCCAACCTTCCCACCGGAGATTACTGGTATGTTTTAAAACTTAGAAACACCAGAGATGACCGGGAATTTATTGGAAATGTGACTCTTTACAGATAG
- a CDS encoding helix-turn-helix domain-containing protein, producing the protein MTPVIFILTIVVFLFFKPTILYGLNYKDNYIKAKAENEQEIINPKTFKLPDLKTKEYKEKIELLIQNEKIFLIKNYSLTDMSTDLDIPLHHLSQVINKEFGTNFVSFINNSRIDYIIKHRYDPAWSQFSLEGIAAEAGFNSKNSFFKAFKIATGKTPSEYFKNNPV; encoded by the coding sequence ATGACCCCTGTAATTTTTATACTCACGATTGTGGTATTTCTGTTTTTTAAACCTACTATATTATATGGACTGAACTACAAGGATAATTACATTAAAGCTAAAGCAGAAAACGAACAGGAAATAATCAATCCCAAAACTTTTAAATTACCTGATTTAAAAACTAAAGAATACAAGGAAAAAATTGAGTTACTAATTCAAAATGAAAAAATATTTCTCATAAAAAATTACTCTTTAACAGATATGTCTACTGATTTAGACATTCCGCTTCATCATTTGTCACAAGTCATTAATAAAGAATTTGGTACAAATTTCGTCAGTTTCATTAATAATTCCCGTATCGATTATATCATTAAACACCGGTACGATCCAGCCTGGTCACAATTTTCACTGGAAGGTATCGCAGCTGAAGCTGGTTTTAATTCTAAGAACAGCTTTTTTAAAGCATTTAAAATTGCTACCGGTAAAACTCCTTCCGAATATTTTAAAAACAATCCCGTATAA